A genomic window from Leishmania braziliensis MHOM/BR/75/M2904 complete genome, chromosome 19 includes:
- the ATG8B.1 gene encoding putative ATG8/AUT7/APG8/PAZ2 has product MSAYQSSNTAEARRAECARLQAKYPGHVAMVVEAAKSSKAHLLALPRDATVAELEAAVRQALGISAAKVTLAVEGCTPAATASVGDVADACKHADGFLYVSVRGEQAMGIFSLCFPFF; this is encoded by the coding sequence ATGTCCGCCTACCagagcagcaacaccgccgaggcacgccgcgccgagtgcgcgcgcctgcagGCCAAGTACCCCGGCCACGTCGCCATGGTCGTCGAGGCCGCCAAGTCGAGCaaggcgcacctcctcgcccttccccgcgacgccaccgtcgccgagCTCGAGGCGGCCGTGCGCCAGGCGCTGGGCATCAGCGCCGCGAAGGTGACGCTCGCCGTGGAGGGCTGcacgccggccgccaccgcctccgtcgGCGACGTCGCCGACGCCTGCAAGCACGCCGACGGCTTCCTCTACGTGAGCGTGCGCGGCGAGCAGGCCATGGGCATCTTTTCCTTGTGCTTCCCGTTCTTTTAG
- the ATG8B.2 gene encoding putative ATG8/AUT7/APG8/PAZ2, with protein MSAYQSSNTAEARRAECARLQAKYPGHVAMVVEAAKSSKAHLLALPRDATVAELEAAVRQALGISAAKVTLAVEGCTPAATAAVGDVADACKHADGFLYVSVRGEQAMGIFSLCFPFF; from the coding sequence ATGTCCGCCTACCagagcagcaacaccgccgaggcacgccgcgccgagtgcgcgcgcctgcagGCCAAGTACCCCGGCCACGTCGCCATGGTCGTCGAGGCCGCCAAGTCGAGCaaggcgcacctcctcgccctcccccgcgacgccaccgtcgccgagCTCGAGGCGGCCGTGCGCCAGGCGCTGGGCATCAGCGCCGCGAAGGTGACGCTCGCCGTGGAGGGCTGcacgccggccgccaccgccgccgtcggcgacGTCGCCGACGCCTGCAAGCACGCCGACGGCTTCCTCTACGTGAGCGTGCGCGGCGAGCAGGCCATGGGCATCTTTTCCTTGTGCTTCCCGTTCTTTTAG
- a CDS encoding putative dynein light chain, whose amino-acid sequence MSGTKVLIKESAMPVDMQQDCADCAAHALFTLKLHEQTELAQFIKKELDIKYGGQWHCIVGHSFGSCVGHDEAFFVYFEINSIFFSMWRMNKTLEAKQVSIDNAGRIVQATT is encoded by the coding sequence ATGTCTGGAACGAAGGTCCTCATCAAAGAGTCCGCCATGCCGGTGGATATGCAACAAGACTGCGCCGACtgcgccgcacacgcgctCTTCACCTTGAAGCTACACGAACAAACCGAACTCGCTCAGTTCATCAAGAAGGAGCTGGATATCAAGTACGGCGGGCAGTGGCACTGCATCGTCGGACACTCTTTTGGTTCCTGCGTCGGCCATGATGAGGCGTTCTTCGTGTACTTTGAGATCAACAGCATCTTCTTTAGCATGTGGAGGATGAACAAGACGCTCGAAGCGAAGCAGGTGTCGATCGACAATGCAGGGCGCATTGTGCAGGCTACCACCTAG
- a CDS encoding putative peptidyl-prolyl cis-trans isomerase,macrophage infectivity potentiator precursor — MNRFSTMRCVFAAVATLLLLLLTLCVVSVEASYWSNEVNRVRTYTAFNYMARMAKQPNVSALPSGVLFTIERRGFGDRAPAPEDKCEMHYTIHQRFPDIVESTRHNPYPVCRSPSQLIPGMAEAMQLMREGDRWHLYVPYQLAYGVEGCKEKKVAPMSSVRVEIELYKCKSPSGKTSTEIDAYLAQFVKSPMPVKTEPLDYADL; from the coding sequence ATGAATCGCTTCTCCACTATGCGCTGCGTGTTCGCGGCTgtggccacgctgctgctgctgttgctcacACTCTGCGTGGTAAGCGTCGAGGCCAGCTACTGGTCTAATGAAGTGAACCGCGTGCGCACCTACACAGCGTTCAACTACATGGCGCGCATGGCAAAGCAGCCGAACGTGTCTGCACTGCCGTCTGGGGTCCTGTTTACTATCGAGCGTCGAGGTTTTGGCGACCGTGCCCCGGCGCCGGAGGACAAATGCGAGATGCACTACACAATCCACCAGCGCTTCCCCGACATTGTGGAGAGCACACGCCACAACCCCTACCCGGTGTGCCGCTCGCCGTCGCAGCTGATCCCTGGCATGGCCGAGGCGATGCAGCTGATGCGCGAAGGCGATCGGTGGCACCTCTACGTGCCCTATCAGCTCGCCTACGGCGTGGAGGGCTGcaaggagaaaaaagtggCGCCCATGTCTAGCGTGCGTGTGGAGATAGAACTGTACAAGTGCAAGTCGCCCAGTGGTAAGACGAGCACTGAAATCGACGCGTACCTCGCCCAGTTCGTCAAATCACCGATGCCGGTCAAGACAGAGCCTCTCGATTACGCTGATTTGTAA